The segment CGGATGGGTTGCTCAGGGTGGTAGTGGGATTGGCAGTTATGAGTACGGTACATTCCGGGACAACATCGTTTCCGTTGAAATGGTCGATCCACAGGGTGACCTGAAGGTAATGAAAGGAGATGATCTTGACCTTGTCTATTCACTTGAGGGTATTACAGGTATTATCACAAGAATCACATTCAATGTGAAAAAGGACGAAGAGCACATTCCAATCCTTGCAGCATTCGATAATGAAAAGAAATTGCAGGCAGCACTAGATGAAATCCGAAAAGCAGGAACACGTGTCTGGTCAGTGAGCATACAGACTCCCAGCTATGTGGAACTGAGCCAGAAGGCTGCAAACGATACAACTCTTCCAAAGGGCAAGTATCTTGCACAATTCGTGCATCCACGATCATCTGCCGAAGTTGCATCCGAAGTGGAAGATATTGTCAGACGCAATAAAGGTGAAGTTCTTCCTGAGAGCGTTGCCATGCATGAGTGGGACCAACGGTTCTACACCATGAGGCTCAAGCGCCTTGGTCCTTCATTGATAGCCAGTGAACTGATCGTACCTGCGTATTCGATGGCTGATTTCCTGAAGTCCGTCGATAAGAAGTTCAAAGGTGATTTTGTCTTTGAAGGTATAATGGAAACTCCTGAAAGGTTTATCATGATGGGGTTCATGCTGGCTGATGAGAGGAAAACAAATTATCCACTGAAATTCTCATCCTCGCTTATTGTGGCAGATATTGCAAAGAAGCACGGTGGCAGACTGACGGCCACAGGCATGTTCTTCACCGATGAGTCAAAGGAGCTGCTGGGTAAAGACCTGTTCAACAGGATCGTTGCTTTTAAGAAAGAATTCGATCCTGAAAACATAATGAATCCTGGAAAGGTCCTACCACCTTCGGTCGAAAAGGACTCTCCGATAAAACAGCTTTCCATTGCCATGAAGGGTGCTAGTAAGGGTAAATCCCTCATGAGCCTTGCCGGTAAGATCATGGAAGGGAAGGATGTGGAATACAAGTATGCTGACAAATTGCCTGAGGAAATAGGCAAGGACGCATTCATCTGCGCTCAGTGTGGAGCTTGTAAGACCACCTGTACTGTATATGAAGCAGATCCCTGGGAAAGCAAATCACCAAGGGGTAAGTGGTACTTGCTTGCTGAATATCTCAAAGGTAAAATTGAATTTGATGAGGAGCTCGCAACCGATATGTTCCTGTGTGCTACCTGCAAGAAATGTGATATCAAATGCCAGACGGACCTGAACATCGCTCACCAGTTCATAAGCCTGCGTACCATCATGGGTGAAAAGGATTTTGAGAACACCGGTCTTGGCATGATAAGACAAAACGTGCTCAATTCTGGAAACTTCTGGGGACTGCCTAAGGAAGCTCTTGATTGGAAGACAGATGATATGAAGATGGCTGAAACGGGGGCAATTGGTTACTGGCCCGGATGCTGGTCATCTGCCGTTACCAAGAACATGCCTCAGAACATAGTGAGGATCCTGGAGAAAGCAGATATTGAGCTTGTTAATCTTGGAGAACAGGACGATATCTGTTGTGGCCTTTATCTTGCACTTGGAGGATACTCCGAGGACTTTGTAAAGGCTGTTGAGAAAAACATCAACCTGATCAACGAGAAAGGTATCAAGACTCTCATATTCTCCTGTCCAGGATGTTTTGCGACCTTCACAGAGCAGTATTCTGCTGTTGCAGAGATGCTCGGACTTAACTGGGATGTTGAAACAAAGCACGTGGTCGTCCTGCTTGATGAACTTATCAAGGATGGCAAGTTGAAGCTTGACAAGCCACTGGATAAGAAGGTAACATACCATGATGCATGTCATGTTTCCCGATGGTTCAATGCCTACGACTACCCAAGAGATGTGATAAAAGCAATCCCTGGTGTGGAATTCGTGGAAATGGAACACAACAGGGAAGAAGCTCTCTGCTGTGGTATTGTAACAGCATTCGATGATCTTCCAACAGTGGCCCACTGCGGACAGAAACGTATCGGTGAGGCTACTGAAACGGGAGCCTATTATCTTGTAACAAACTGTGCAGGATGTGCATCACAGCTAAACCTAACTTCCAATATGATGCAAGCACCTGTAAAACAAAAGGATATCACAGATCTCCTGTGTGACTCAATGGGAATCGAAGTGACCTATGATCCTACGGAGGCCATCGGTCAGTTCATGCAACAGGCAATCGAGTTTCTTGGAACAAGTTGCATACGCCGCCGCTAAAGTTAGGATGGGTTGATGAAGGTCAGCCCTGTTTCTTTATTTTATTTTTCTAACCTTCCTCCGGCAAATTTATGGTCCTTCTCTCCTTCATAATCCATTGGGGTTGGCATAGAGCCTTTGAATCTCTGCGTATCGCATACCTGGCCAGAAACAAACCTCATAATATTCTGAAGGTAATTTTTTTCAATGTTTGCAACCAACTTATCATAGTCTAAAGAACTTAAGATCCTAACTCCTTTTACTTTGATAGGTTCTCTATTTCACCGGGAGAATCTACGAATCAACAAAGCAAGCAATAGTAATAAACCTACAATTGCTATTCCGCCCATTCCAAATTTAGCAATGAGTAATATCTCGTATGGGTTCATCATTCATGTTTATGTTTTAATAAAACTTAAACTTTTATAGACAATTATTTGAAGATCTTGAAACGTCTGAGTCTTCCAGCTTCCTCCCGACCGCCCGGATCTCCAAAAAAAGGCCAGGCTTTATTTCCTACTTCTCTCTTCTATCATGTTAGCATGTACATACTTAAATAAAAATATTGAAAGGTGACAATGTCACCTAAAACTTCCCGTTATTTATTCTTCCCTATCCGTTCTGGTAATGGTGTCATTACTGGCAATTTTGGACTATTATAATTCATGGAATCTCTCTCTAATATGATGTCCGATGTCAAAAGCAAATCAAAATTTAACTGGAGTGCCTGAGAAAGGTAGTATCGATCGTGAGGGGGGATAAAGTCGATCAACCAGACGCCTCCTTCCTTAAAGGCAGATAGCAGGGTCTCACCAAGTTCGTCAGCGATACTAATGCGTATTCCTCTGGCACCAAAACTGTTTGTCAGTCCCATGAAGTCCGGGTTCTTGAAAGAGCTATCGAAGGATTCTCCGAATTTCTGATTGCTTTCCCACTCTATGAGGCCGTAGAATGAATCGTTATAAATAATGATCACAAGATTGCAGTTCAGTCTCACAGCAGTTTCCAGATCCTGGAGATTCATAAGAATGCCGGCATCTCCTGCAATTGTCACAACTTTCTTTTCATGGTGTATAAGGCAGACCGATATCTCGGCAGATAGGCCAAATCCCATGGAAGCCAAGCTGTTTGACATCAATACGGTGTTAGGGGGCTAGTGCTGGATAGAGTCTTCCGATCCAGAGCTTGTGAGCACCCACGTCGCTGATCAGGATATCCTTGCGGTTCAGGTTCTGTCGGACTTCCCGGAGGATGTGCTGGGGTTGCTATGGCTGCTCATCAATTGCAAAAACGTTAATTGAAACTGTACTGCCGTTCTCTTCTTGTAGCTATTAGCTTTGGAATTAGAAGAATTTACGTAAAAAGAGGCTTAATTGTAATAGCAGAACGCTTATGTGTTGTAAGATGAAATTTTAAAAAAGTTAGATTGGTGCTCCGGCCGGGATTCGAACCCGAGTTTTCAGCTCGAAAGGCTGGAATGATTGACCGGACTACACTACCGGAGCACGCTGTTTTTTGCTTACCTTGAAGCGACCCTAGTAGGCAGGTTTAGAATATAAACCTTTCGCCCCGTGGGTCATTCTTCGTCTTTTTCTACCTCATCTTCCATTTTTATCTGGTTGATCCAGGTGGAGAGTAGTTCGCAGATCTCGGGCTGGCAGGCTAATCTGCAGCCTGCACAGGGTGAGAACATCTCTCCTGCGAGAAGAAGGTCAAAGGATTCTTCTTCCGGTTTAACTACTTTAATCAAATAGGTCCTGGCACCGTTGTTGACCGCAGACTCACGATATATGAGGTTTGCGTTCATCAACTTGGTGATGACCCTTGAACACTTGCGACTGTCGATCTCCAGCATTTTCCAGAGTTCGTTCTGGTAGACACCGTCTTTACTGTCGCCTATCAGTTTGAGAGTTTTATCTTCTATTTCCATGGTCTATGTCCGGAAAATAAAAGTTTTAGTTCTCTACAGGTACGATCAGGATTATGTTGTTTCCTCTCAATACAACGGAACCAAGAGAGCGCAGGCGCTGTCCGTCAGCTATCTCAACAGTGTCCACAAGGTGAAGGTTAAGGTAATCGTCAGCACTTTCTAATGTACCTTCAAGAATATGCTGGTTGCCTTTCATCTCTACCTGGACCTTAGATCCTACCAATTTCTGAACTTTCTTATTTGGGAACAAGATCGTATCCTCACACGCATTATTCAAAGATAATTAACAATATGGTTTGCAATATGTATTACTACGTATTGGAAAAAGTAAACTGTCCAACCTACTATTTATTACTGCCGATTAGAAAGCCGAATAAGTTTCCATTATGCTATTATTATAGTAGATATGCAGCTAACTTCTTCAAGTTTAATTTTAGTCTTAGTTCTAATTTAGCTTTAGATATATCCCTGTATCTCGGATGTATCCTCAGGCTGCTTCATTTTTGGTGGTTGCTTCTGCACTCTGGTGATCGGTCCGAACATTGCCTCATAGTCGCGGATGTGCTGCTCAAGCCAGTGGGAAAGCTCCAGTGCCGCAAGAGGGGATAGTATCACTTCTGTCTCAATGCTTCTCTGGACCACCTGTGAATTAGATGACTTATCGAATCCCTTTGGGCTGTCATTGTAGAAGCCGATCCTGAAATCATATGGGCTGTGTCCGCCAAGTGCGCCGATGGCATAAACCTGTTTGAAGTCCTCAGGTTTCCTGATCTCGATCTTCAACTTCTTTGCCACTTTACCTTCAGGATTCTTTTTCTCTTCTGTCATGGTCATGTATCCTTCAAAAGCCATACCTAATTTGGAAAAGTAATTGTTAACATACATTAAAAGGTTTTGTTATTATTAATCAAAAGGGCGGTCTTCATCTCACGATAAGCTTCTTAAGGTGCTTCGCCGAACTTGCCAGGTCCTTCTTGGAATATGCCTTTGCGATCTTTTCAACAGCATCAAGGTTGCGTATCGCATCATCCAGATATCCAAGCAGGTCTCCCGGGTACGCAGTAATGCCATATTTATCCTCAAGGTAGTTCACGATCTGTATGGGGTCATAACCATCCACTCTCAGGTTAATGATCTTCTCTGAGAACAACCTCTCGGGGCAACCGCAATAAGGACTTTCCTTACAACCGCAGGTCAGGAAATCAGTAGCAAAGTTCAGGATCTGGTCCTGCATCTTCATCTCGAGCCTGGAAAGGTTCTCACCCTCAAGCACAATGTCCATGGAAGCGCCCTGGAACACCCTTGAAGGCATATTGATCTTCAGTGCAGTGGAGATCTGCGCTGCGTACTTGAAATAGACCGCTTCAAAGAACTCCAGGTTGGTTATTATTTCCACTGGCTGGTGCTCGGAAAGTACTGCATCTCTTATCAGGAATGCCTTTGAAACAGAAAGGAAATGCCCGGCCGCAATGCTTCCTAACTTTGTAAGTGCTATATTGTCTCCTTTGATGGTCAGGAACTTCTTTTTCTGGAGCCTTGAAAGGAGTGCTTTCAAAGAATAATTTGCAAGCATACCCTTATGTATCGCCTCAAGGTCACGCTTTGATGATGTCACTGCAGCAGTGGCCAGGATCTCCTCCATCTGTTCCTCTTCTCCATATTCCACATCGGTGTGTTCCATCTCTCCGTTAAGAAGCTTAATGGCAACCTCTTCCTCTGTGCCTGTCTGCTCGCTTGTATAGCTCTTTTGTGGAGTAGCAAGTACCACTACCACGCCCCTATCATGGAAATCCGGCCTTCCTGCACGTCCCAGCATCTGCAGGAACTCCTGCATGGTAAGCCACTCGATACCCATTGAAAGGGATTCGAATATGACCTGTGATGCAGGGAAATCAACACCTGCTGCAAGTGCAGCGGTTGTGACCACGACGGGTAGATCTCCTTTCTCAAAACGTCTCTCTACCTTCTTCCTCTCCTGCATGGAAAGGCCTGCATGGTAAGGGGCAGTAGATATTGGAAGTGCCTGAGCTATTCGATGGCAGTTCCTTCGGGAATTTGTAAAAATGATCGTCTGTCCCTTGTGACCTTTGGATGATGTTTTTGCATACTCATCCTGCACAAGCTTTGACATAAGTCTGATCTTGTTGCTCTCCGGGCAGAATAACAGATGCCGCTCAATAGGCACAGGCCTGTATTCATACTCCACAAGCTCGGCATTAAGCCTTTTTGCAAGCAGTTTCGGTTTAGCCACGGTTGCTGAAAGATATATGAACTGTGCACCAGATGCAACGTACTTCAGCCTTCCGATAAGTCCGTCTACTCTGTGGCCACGCTCTGCATCTTCTATCATGTGGACCTCATCGATAACAACAGAGCCTATCTGTCCCAGGAGGTCGGAATCCTTAGACCTTAGTATGTAGTCAAGACCCTCATATGTGGCCACAATTATGTCCGAATCAAGTGTCCTTCGCATGGATTTTGTCTTGGATGTCCGTATCCTGGAACTTCCCACTCGTATGGATGCCTTAAGGCCGAGTTCGGAATACCTCTTGTTGAACTGGTCATACTTCTGGTTCGCAAGTGCCACAAGCGGTACAAGATATAGCATCTTCCCCTGGCCACGTATGATGTTCTCAATACCGGCGATCTCTCCAATGAGCGTCTTTCCAGTAGCAGTTACCGATGTCACAAGTTGGTTCTTACGCTTTAACAGTCCCTTTTCCACCGACAGGGATTGTACGGGTAACAGAGTATCGGACTTCTTCAGTAATATCTTTTTGAATTTCTTTGACAGCGGGATATCCTTTATCCTGATCTGCGTGAGCTGTGTCTGGGCCTCTATGGTATCAAAACGTGTGTACTCAAGGTCAAGATCTTCCGGGCTCAACATGCCTATTGTGCGGTCAAGGTCCCGTGTGGTGAGCATGATCTGCTGGATCCGTTCTGCTGCTTCATCTCCGAAATAGCTATGTGCATTTCGAAGTGCACGGTCCAGTTCTTCTTTTGCACATTCCTCACAAATAAGCTCATGATGGTATTTGATGGATTTCTTATTGATAAAGTTGAATCTCTTTTTCAAAAGGCAGAACCTGCACACATGTGCATGCTCCCAATCAAGATGGAACCCTGCAAGTAGCTCCTTAACATCTCCTGCTCCCTTCTTCTCGCTTTCAATATCGATCAGAATACGTTCTGACATCCTTAACAGGTCGATGAACTCTTGAGGTGGCCTGAGTTCATCCTTTTCATCCCTGAATATACGGAACTTATGTGGACGTGGGCCTGCATCTGTTTTTCTAAGGATAAGCTCTCCGGTGAACTGGGGGAGTCGTTTCCTGTCCTTAATGGCCATTATAATGACCTTGGCCTTTTCGGCCTTGAGAAATGTCCACAGAGTCATTTTCGGGTTTCAAAGAGATGTACTTGTATATAAATCATGTTTATTTAGGAATCTAAAAATTGGTTGTATTTTGTGTGTTCACATGTGTTCATACCTTTTATATGCATGTACATGCTAACATTTAATTAAGTATGCCTAATCTGGTCGTGTAATTCGATATGGGGTGTAAAAAATGCCAAGTCAACTTTCTGTGGGTACGGAGGTAATAATAACTCCAAGAACGTCGCAACATAAAGTAGCGGCGGAACCGGAGTTATCTCTTACAGAAGATGCCCAGATCCAGAGGAAGGTTGAGCTACGTACCGTCACGAAGGAAACTGATCCTGTACCTGAAACAAAGGCTGCCTGTGAGATCTCCGTAAAGAATGGGGAGAAGGACGTCCAAAAGAATGTCTGCAATGGTCCTGTTGTCGTTCCGACTGGCATTTATGTATTGGACAGAACTCTTGGAGGAGGCCTCCCTCTTAATTCCATGGTCTATTTCTCTGCAGATCCAAGGTCCATGTCAGAAGTATTCTTTTACGAGTTTACACAATCTCGTAAAACCTATTACTTTACCACTGGACGCAGGCCGAAATATGTACGCCAGGATATTATGAACCAGAATCTTGATCCTTCAAATATCA is part of the Methanococcoides orientis genome and harbors:
- a CDS encoding FAD-binding and (Fe-S)-binding domain-containing protein, yielding MTNNGINDGLKSQLEEIFENRVSFSKLERMVYSHDVGVIPDSVKKTIATMPDAVVQPVNADEISTLVKLANENKVPIIPRGAASSGFGGAVPVANGIVIDLARMANVIFIDPECLTAEVEPGVVWSELDGKLKRSGLTLRLYPSSAPTSTVAGWVAQGGSGIGSYEYGTFRDNIVSVEMVDPQGDLKVMKGDDLDLVYSLEGITGIITRITFNVKKDEEHIPILAAFDNEKKLQAALDEIRKAGTRVWSVSIQTPSYVELSQKAANDTTLPKGKYLAQFVHPRSSAEVASEVEDIVRRNKGEVLPESVAMHEWDQRFYTMRLKRLGPSLIASELIVPAYSMADFLKSVDKKFKGDFVFEGIMETPERFIMMGFMLADERKTNYPLKFSSSLIVADIAKKHGGRLTATGMFFTDESKELLGKDLFNRIVAFKKEFDPENIMNPGKVLPPSVEKDSPIKQLSIAMKGASKGKSLMSLAGKIMEGKDVEYKYADKLPEEIGKDAFICAQCGACKTTCTVYEADPWESKSPRGKWYLLAEYLKGKIEFDEELATDMFLCATCKKCDIKCQTDLNIAHQFISLRTIMGEKDFENTGLGMIRQNVLNSGNFWGLPKEALDWKTDDMKMAETGAIGYWPGCWSSAVTKNMPQNIVRILEKADIELVNLGEQDDICCGLYLALGGYSEDFVKAVEKNINLINEKGIKTLIFSCPGCFATFTEQYSAVAEMLGLNWDVETKHVVVLLDELIKDGKLKLDKPLDKKVTYHDACHVSRWFNAYDYPRDVIKAIPGVEFVEMEHNREEALCCGIVTAFDDLPTVAHCGQKRIGEATETGAYYLVTNCAGCASQLNLTSNMMQAPVKQKDITDLLCDSMGIEVTYDPTEAIGQFMQQAIEFLGTSCIRRR
- a CDS encoding thiamine pyrophosphate-dependent enzyme, with translation MSNSLASMGFGLSAEISVCLIHHEKKVVTIAGDAGILMNLQDLETAVRLNCNLVIIIYNDSFYGLIEWESNQKFGESFDSSFKNPDFMGLTNSFGARGIRISIADELGETLLSAFKEGGVWLIDFIPPHDRYYLSQALQLNFDLLLTSDIILERDSMNYNSPKLPVMTPLPERIGKNK
- a CDS encoding helix-turn-helix transcriptional regulator; this encodes MEIEDKTLKLIGDSKDGVYQNELWKMLEIDSRKCSRVITKLMNANLIYRESAVNNGARTYLIKVVKPEEESFDLLLAGEMFSPCAGCRLACQPEICELLSTWINQIKMEDEVEKDEE
- a CDS encoding LSM domain-containing protein, which translates into the protein MFPNKKVQKLVGSKVQVEMKGNQHILEGTLESADDYLNLHLVDTVEIADGQRLRSLGSVVLRGNNIILIVPVEN
- a CDS encoding DUF3467 domain-containing protein; this translates as MTEEKKNPEGKVAKKLKIEIRKPEDFKQVYAIGALGGHSPYDFRIGFYNDSPKGFDKSSNSQVVQRSIETEVILSPLAALELSHWLEQHIRDYEAMFGPITRVQKQPPKMKQPEDTSEIQGYI
- a CDS encoding DEAD/DEAH box helicase gives rise to the protein MTLWTFLKAEKAKVIIMAIKDRKRLPQFTGELILRKTDAGPRPHKFRIFRDEKDELRPPQEFIDLLRMSERILIDIESEKKGAGDVKELLAGFHLDWEHAHVCRFCLLKKRFNFINKKSIKYHHELICEECAKEELDRALRNAHSYFGDEAAERIQQIMLTTRDLDRTIGMLSPEDLDLEYTRFDTIEAQTQLTQIRIKDIPLSKKFKKILLKKSDTLLPVQSLSVEKGLLKRKNQLVTSVTATGKTLIGEIAGIENIIRGQGKMLYLVPLVALANQKYDQFNKRYSELGLKASIRVGSSRIRTSKTKSMRRTLDSDIIVATYEGLDYILRSKDSDLLGQIGSVVIDEVHMIEDAERGHRVDGLIGRLKYVASGAQFIYLSATVAKPKLLAKRLNAELVEYEYRPVPIERHLLFCPESNKIRLMSKLVQDEYAKTSSKGHKGQTIIFTNSRRNCHRIAQALPISTAPYHAGLSMQERKKVERRFEKGDLPVVVTTAALAAGVDFPASQVIFESLSMGIEWLTMQEFLQMLGRAGRPDFHDRGVVVVLATPQKSYTSEQTGTEEEVAIKLLNGEMEHTDVEYGEEEQMEEILATAAVTSSKRDLEAIHKGMLANYSLKALLSRLQKKKFLTIKGDNIALTKLGSIAAGHFLSVSKAFLIRDAVLSEHQPVEIITNLEFFEAVYFKYAAQISTALKINMPSRVFQGASMDIVLEGENLSRLEMKMQDQILNFATDFLTCGCKESPYCGCPERLFSEKIINLRVDGYDPIQIVNYLEDKYGITAYPGDLLGYLDDAIRNLDAVEKIAKAYSKKDLASSAKHLKKLIVR